In a genomic window of Candidatus Binatia bacterium:
- a CDS encoding LemA family protein codes for MTRRLLVGLPVLVLLASGCGSYNTLVQQREAIDAQWSQVENQLQRRNDLIPNLVEVTKGYAKHEQEIFTAVANARSRLLAAGTREEQIEASNQLSGALGRLLALAEAYPDLKANAQFARLSDELAGTENRIATERRRYNEAVRAYNTSIKQIPTALFAGCLGFKPAEYFEAPESAQQVPRVQF; via the coding sequence CCTCGCGAGCGGTTGCGGCTCGTACAACACGCTCGTGCAGCAGCGCGAGGCGATCGACGCGCAGTGGTCGCAGGTCGAGAACCAGCTGCAGCGGCGCAACGACCTGATCCCGAACCTGGTCGAGGTGACCAAGGGCTACGCGAAGCACGAGCAGGAGATCTTCACCGCGGTCGCGAACGCGCGCTCGCGGCTGCTCGCCGCCGGCACGCGCGAGGAGCAGATCGAGGCGTCGAACCAGCTCTCGGGCGCGCTCGGACGCCTGCTGGCGCTCGCCGAGGCCTATCCCGACCTGAAGGCCAATGCGCAGTTCGCGCGTCTCTCCGACGAGCTCGCCGGAACGGAGAACCGCATCGCGACCGAGCGGCGGCGCTACAACGAGGCGGTGCGCGCGTACAACACGTCGATCAAGCAGATCCCGACGGCGCTGTTCGCGGGCTGCCTGGGCTTCAAGCCGGCCGAGTACTTCGAGGCGCCGGAGTCCGCGCAGCAGGTGCCGCGCGTCCAGTTCTGA
- a CDS encoding 2-dehydropantoate 2-reductase has product MRALVIGAGGVGGYYAGALAQGGHDVAVVARGAHADAIRTHGLRVRYPDGSERTSRVEVYEDPRTYGVADLVLVTVKSYDTETAARLLAPCAGPDTIVLSLQNGPENEDVIARVAGLAPLMQTVTYIGSEIESPGVIKYSGAAQLVYGEVDGTRSARAERLSGWLTQAGIEHRVSSSILRVVWDKLAWNAAFNPVTALTRRTVSAALDGGPGEALIRDLMQETFAVARGLGIDVPVRIDATLEHSRRVLPDFRTSMLQDLERGKRLEWDALNGAVVRAGERAGVPTPLNRTLARLLAMVDPGAAARSRPS; this is encoded by the coding sequence GTGCGCGCGCTGGTGATCGGTGCAGGCGGCGTCGGCGGCTACTACGCGGGCGCGCTCGCGCAGGGCGGACACGACGTCGCGGTGGTGGCGCGCGGCGCGCACGCGGACGCGATCCGCACGCACGGCCTGCGCGTGCGCTACCCGGACGGCAGCGAGCGCACCTCGCGCGTCGAGGTGTACGAGGATCCGCGCACGTACGGCGTCGCCGACCTCGTTCTGGTCACCGTCAAGTCGTACGACACCGAGACCGCGGCGCGTCTGCTCGCGCCGTGCGCGGGTCCCGACACGATCGTCCTCTCGCTGCAGAACGGCCCCGAGAACGAGGACGTGATCGCGCGCGTCGCGGGGCTCGCGCCGCTGATGCAGACCGTCACCTACATCGGCTCCGAGATCGAGTCGCCGGGCGTCATCAAGTACTCGGGCGCGGCCCAGCTCGTGTACGGCGAGGTCGACGGCACGCGCTCGGCGCGCGCCGAGCGCCTCTCAGGCTGGCTCACGCAGGCCGGGATCGAGCACCGCGTGTCGTCGAGCATCCTGCGCGTCGTGTGGGACAAGCTCGCGTGGAACGCGGCGTTCAATCCGGTGACCGCGCTCACGCGCCGCACGGTGAGCGCGGCGCTCGACGGCGGACCGGGCGAGGCGCTGATCCGCGACCTGATGCAGGAGACCTTCGCCGTCGCGCGCGGGCTCGGCATCGACGTACCGGTGCGCATCGACGCGACGCTCGAGCACAGCCGACGCGTGCTGCCCGACTTCCGCACCTCGATGCTGCAGGACCTCGAGCGCGGCAAGCGGCTCGAGTGGGACGCGCTGAACGGCGCGGTGGTGCGCGCCGGCGAGCGCGCGGGCGTGCCGACGCCGCTCAACCGCACGCTCGCGCGGCTGCTGGCGATGGTCGATCCCGGCGCTGCGGCGCGCTCGCGACCTTCTTAG
- a CDS encoding DUF1566 domain-containing protein, with product MLGKTPNVAKCEASSAKAIAAADKAAARKNTSCRWLDNGDGTAVDLNTGLQWEIKTEDGSVHDWGNQYTWSTTSGETEPNGTLFTEFLATLNGGVSNDGSTTTGCFADHCDWRIPTIGELRSMLDAQYPNCTHIPCVSIPGHTFPSHYWSSSTVADAPRYAYYVYVSPGFVGAANKDLASFPRAVRDY from the coding sequence GTGCTCGGCAAGACGCCAAACGTCGCGAAGTGCGAGGCCAGCTCCGCCAAGGCCATCGCGGCGGCGGACAAGGCTGCCGCGAGGAAAAACACCTCGTGCCGGTGGCTCGACAACGGCGACGGCACGGCGGTCGATCTGAACACCGGGCTTCAGTGGGAGATCAAGACCGAGGACGGGAGCGTGCACGACTGGGGGAACCAGTACACGTGGAGCACGACGTCCGGGGAGACGGAGCCGAACGGCACGCTGTTCACGGAATTCCTCGCCACGTTGAACGGCGGCGTGTCGAACGACGGCAGCACGACGACGGGCTGCTTCGCCGATCACTGTGACTGGCGGATTCCAACGATCGGCGAGCTACGCTCGATGCTCGACGCGCAATACCCGAACTGTACCCACATCCCCTGCGTGTCGATCCCGGGGCACACCTTCCCGAGCCACTACTGGTCGTCCTCCACGGTCGCCGACGCGCCCCGGTACGCCTACTACGTGTACGTGTCGCCGGGCTTCGTTGGCGCCGCCAACAAGGATCTCGCGAGCTTCCCGCGAGCCGTACGCGACTACTAG
- a CDS encoding right-handed parallel beta-helix repeat-containing protein encodes VKPHASNLSVDPGFVAPEEGRFELRQAAGEEPASPLVNAGSGAVDEVDIDGSTASDGAPDTGIADLGFHAGASASASAPGGPGPSLPPGPTPVPSPTPYHPPLPGSGETYWVDPVDGDDGRDPSEARSPDTAWQSLTRAINAAAPGDTIVLRAGLYEVQADVKQDSLTLEGEGALGDVVIAPPPGKAGVYINGYANVRVRNLVVQGAAQGIVARSAPDLVVSGVAVVSSASNGIVVEDSPNAWIENSIVTGSGAMGIKLRQSAPVYVRNNLVYANADWGISLDDTAGDAQPPSTGNVVAFNTVHANRSGVRLLNASGEVRDNSITSQRDVGLYLAAPDVTVHHNNLSANGRDRDQKNDYLPSLAFWQNLSVNPRYVRPSGADGLLGGDGWRDDDFRLQQLAAGDAQQSPLVDAGSGEVDALDIGGSTARDGAPDTGIADIGFHYDAPAGVEPPPAMPIGDNLQRTFHVSATLGDDSRSVGTARHRETPWRTIARALRSAVPGDTIVVLPGTYDETVQVKVAGVTVLADVPGDVVIAPSSGNGVTLQAPDVIVDGFVVEGGATGISVLATAPRARIRNCAVIGASTDGIRAVDLEEVAIESSIVASAGGSGVRLKRVGGALVRNNLIYANGEWGISLDASGAPSVSTGNVIAHNTVYANASGNVAMLNALGEVRDNLIVGSPGRGLRLDLPGVLLLHNGFAGNGTAIHPSTYLFSCDGCAENRPLEPGFVDPAGADGVLGGVGWRDDDFRLRSAADGGTPSEAIDAGSTPAASAEIGGTTSTSGLPDEDAIDLGFHYADTSRAQPVPAAAMP; translated from the coding sequence CGGGGGCGAGCGCGTCGGCGAGCGCGCCGGGCGGACCGGGACCGTCGCTGCCGCCGGGTCCGACGCCCGTGCCGTCGCCGACGCCGTACCATCCCCCGCTGCCGGGCAGCGGCGAGACCTACTGGGTCGACCCGGTCGACGGCGACGACGGCCGTGACCCGAGCGAGGCGCGCTCGCCCGACACCGCCTGGCAGAGCCTCACGCGCGCGATCAACGCCGCCGCGCCCGGCGACACGATCGTGCTGCGCGCCGGCCTCTACGAGGTGCAGGCCGACGTCAAGCAAGACTCCCTGACCCTCGAGGGCGAGGGCGCGCTCGGCGACGTCGTCATCGCGCCGCCGCCGGGCAAGGCGGGCGTGTACATCAACGGCTACGCGAACGTCCGGGTGCGCAACCTGGTCGTCCAGGGCGCGGCGCAGGGCATCGTCGCGCGCTCGGCGCCCGATCTCGTCGTGAGCGGGGTCGCGGTGGTGTCGAGCGCCTCGAACGGCATCGTCGTCGAGGACAGCCCGAACGCGTGGATCGAGAACTCGATCGTCACCGGCTCGGGCGCGATGGGCATCAAGCTCAGGCAGTCGGCGCCGGTCTACGTGCGCAACAACCTGGTGTACGCCAATGCCGACTGGGGCATCTCGCTCGACGACACGGCCGGGGATGCGCAGCCGCCGTCGACCGGCAACGTGGTCGCGTTCAACACCGTGCACGCGAACCGCTCGGGCGTGCGTCTGCTGAACGCGAGCGGCGAGGTGCGCGACAACTCGATCACGTCGCAGCGTGACGTCGGCCTCTACCTCGCGGCGCCGGACGTGACCGTGCACCACAACAACCTCTCGGCCAACGGCCGCGACCGCGACCAGAAGAACGACTACCTGCCGTCACTCGCGTTCTGGCAGAACCTGAGCGTCAATCCGCGCTACGTGCGTCCGTCCGGTGCGGACGGCCTGCTCGGCGGCGACGGCTGGCGCGACGACGACTTCCGCCTGCAGCAGCTCGCGGCGGGCGACGCGCAGCAGAGCCCGCTGGTCGACGCTGGCTCGGGCGAGGTCGACGCGCTCGACATCGGCGGCTCGACCGCGCGCGACGGCGCGCCGGACACGGGCATCGCGGACATCGGCTTCCACTACGACGCGCCTGCGGGCGTCGAGCCGCCGCCGGCGATGCCGATCGGCGACAACCTGCAGCGTACGTTCCACGTCAGCGCGACGCTCGGTGACGACTCGCGCAGCGTCGGCACGGCCCGCCACCGCGAGACGCCCTGGCGGACGATCGCGCGCGCGCTGCGCAGCGCCGTGCCCGGCGACACCATCGTCGTCCTGCCGGGCACGTACGACGAGACCGTGCAGGTCAAGGTCGCGGGCGTGACCGTGCTCGCCGACGTGCCTGGCGACGTGGTGATCGCGCCGAGCAGCGGCAACGGCGTCACCCTGCAGGCGCCGGACGTGATCGTCGACGGCTTCGTCGTCGAGGGCGGCGCGACCGGCATCTCGGTGCTGGCGACCGCGCCGCGCGCGCGCATCCGCAACTGCGCGGTGATCGGCGCCTCGACCGACGGCATCCGTGCGGTCGACCTCGAGGAGGTCGCGATCGAGAGCTCGATCGTCGCGAGCGCGGGCGGCTCCGGCGTGCGGCTGAAGCGCGTCGGCGGCGCGCTCGTGCGCAACAACCTGATCTACGCGAACGGCGAGTGGGGGATCAGCCTCGACGCGTCCGGTGCGCCTTCGGTGTCGACCGGCAACGTGATCGCCCACAACACGGTGTACGCGAACGCCTCGGGTAACGTCGCGATGCTGAACGCGCTCGGCGAGGTGCGCGACAACCTGATCGTCGGCTCGCCCGGACGCGGCCTGCGGCTCGACCTGCCGGGAGTGCTGCTGCTGCACAACGGGTTTGCCGGCAACGGCACGGCGATCCACCCGTCGACGTACCTGTTCTCGTGCGACGGCTGCGCCGAGAACCGTCCGCTCGAGCCGGGCTTCGTCGATCCCGCGGGCGCGGACGGCGTGCTCGGCGGCGTCGGCTGGCGCGACGACGACTTCCGCCTGCGCAGCGCCGCGGACGGCGGCACGCCGAGCGAGGCGATCGACGCGGGCTCGACGCCCGCGGCGTCGGCGGAGATCGGCGGCACGACGTCGACCAGCGGCTTGCCCGACGAGGACGCGATCGACCTCGGCTTCCACTACGCCGACACGTCGCGCGCGCAGCCGGTTCCCGCGGCGGCGATGCCCTGA